A part of Desulfobacter sp. genomic DNA contains:
- a CDS encoding PhzF family isomerase produces the protein MEKYIVYQIDAFTRTKFKGNPAGVVVNADGLSDNQMQTIARELNNSETAFLFQPDGNDCDGRIRYFTPTTEVPTCGHATIAAMYAKAIEEDLAPCVLSIKTRIGVLPFEIRRSGDMVKIWMTQGEIEIGQPLPRDIQEKIISSLGLSDGDLDVRCPIQIASTGHSKVMIGIKSRERLNGLKPDLNGLKELSKRIDCSGYFVFVLALDNPHVQSHGRMFAPAIGISEDPVTGNANGPLGAYLVHNGLAGSLNDSFSFIGSQGEAIGREGAVEVQVSIENQTPVLVKIAGEAVEIFKTVIEL, from the coding sequence ATTCAAGGGCAATCCAGCCGGTGTCGTGGTCAATGCGGACGGGCTCTCTGACAACCAGATGCAGACAATTGCAAGGGAATTGAATAATTCGGAGACCGCATTTTTGTTCCAGCCGGATGGCAATGACTGTGACGGCCGAATACGGTATTTTACGCCAACAACTGAGGTGCCGACCTGCGGCCATGCAACCATTGCCGCCATGTATGCCAAGGCCATTGAAGAGGACCTTGCCCCATGTGTGTTGAGCATCAAAACGAGAATAGGGGTGCTTCCCTTTGAAATCCGGCGATCAGGGGACATGGTAAAAATATGGATGACCCAGGGGGAAATTGAGATCGGCCAGCCGCTGCCCCGGGATATTCAAGAAAAAATCATCTCATCCCTTGGGTTGTCCGATGGGGATCTGGATGTGAGGTGTCCCATTCAAATTGCATCCACCGGCCATTCCAAGGTAATGATCGGCATAAAAAGCAGGGAACGGCTTAATGGGCTTAAGCCGGATTTAAATGGGCTGAAAGAACTGAGCAAGCGGATTGATTGCAGCGGCTATTTCGTCTTTGTCCTGGCCCTGGACAATCCACATGTCCAGAGTCATGGCAGAATGTTCGCCCCGGCCATCGGGATCAGCGAAGATCCCGTCACAGGAAATGCAAACGGTCCCCTGGGCGCCTACCTGGTTCACAATGGACTGGCCGGATCTTTAAATGATTCTTTCTCCTTTATTGGCTCGCAGGGTGAAGCCATTGGAAGGGAGGGGGCCGTAGAGGTGCAGGTGTCCATTGAGAATCAAACGCCGGTGCTGGTAAAAATTGCCGGCGAGGCGGTGGAGATTTTTAAGACGGTTATCGAATTATAG
- a CDS encoding class III cytochrome C family protein yields MKRTFIAVSCLVIFLITSDAFAQEPQQTLDLPTGTMTLVAPEGSEREAKRSPVLFPHSLHFGYSCKDCHHKWDGSSPVQSCATAGCHENLWASIPGTTSDDEPKVKSLTGAYHQVCRDCHRKEVKLQKDQGIKDVVTGPIACDGCHPDPHSDIENSEESISVPLGSLMINPPEEVDAKKGPVNFPHGQHFEFACQSCHHDWDGESEVESCMSCHEELEPTTGRNIKNPDNIMYYLAAYHNVCLDCHRDTTKERKAVIKAAAKEGKTLKDEALPKAGPVGCNACHS; encoded by the coding sequence ATGAAACGTACTTTCATTGCAGTATCTTGCCTTGTTATTTTTCTCATCACCAGCGATGCCTTTGCCCAGGAACCCCAGCAGACCCTTGATCTGCCCACGGGCACCATGACGCTTGTGGCCCCTGAAGGGTCCGAGCGGGAGGCCAAACGCTCACCGGTTCTCTTTCCCCACTCTCTTCATTTTGGTTATTCCTGTAAAGACTGCCACCATAAGTGGGACGGATCCAGCCCCGTGCAGAGCTGCGCCACGGCTGGCTGCCATGAAAATCTCTGGGCCTCCATTCCCGGAACCACATCCGATGACGAACCAAAGGTCAAATCCCTGACCGGTGCCTACCATCAGGTCTGCCGGGACTGCCACCGCAAGGAAGTCAAACTCCAGAAGGACCAGGGGATAAAAGATGTTGTCACCGGGCCCATCGCCTGCGACGGATGCCATCCCGACCCCCATTCCGACATTGAAAATTCCGAAGAAAGCATTTCCGTACCCCTGGGCAGTTTGATGATCAATCCGCCCGAAGAGGTGGATGCCAAAAAGGGCCCGGTGAATTTTCCCCATGGCCAGCATTTTGAATTTGCCTGCCAGTCCTGCCACCATGACTGGGACGGGGAGAGCGAAGTGGAATCCTGCATGAGCTGCCATGAAGAGCTTGAACCCACCACCGGCCGGAACATAAAGAATCCGGACAATATCATGTATTATCTGGCGGCCTACCACAATGTCTGCCTGGACTGCCACAGGGATACCACAAAAGAACGAAAGGCCGTGATCAAGGCCGCTGCCAAGGAAGGCAAGACCCTTAAAGACGAGGCGCTTCCCAAGGCCGGCCCTGTGGGCTGCAACGCCTGCCATTCCTGA
- the tmk gene encoding dTMP kinase — protein MGNRAKGRFLVFEGIDGSGKSTQAKRLFQRLADMGKDAVSTFEPSDGPVGRLIRKMLSGEVPVDQRTIASLFAADRTDHLVTPGAGVTHWVDEGKIVVCDRYYFSSYAYHAQYIDMDWVIRANSLNADILRPHATLFIDVEPEVCLERIKAAREKLDIYEKIDIMRQVRSNYFKAFDRLKDEERVIVIDGNDTPENVAAAVWKEVRRFIEPPD, from the coding sequence GTGGGAAATAGAGCAAAAGGGCGGTTTCTGGTTTTTGAAGGTATAGACGGCTCCGGAAAGAGCACCCAGGCCAAGCGCCTGTTTCAGCGGCTGGCGGATATGGGCAAAGATGCGGTATCCACCTTTGAACCCTCGGACGGGCCCGTGGGACGGCTGATCCGGAAAATGCTGTCAGGGGAGGTCCCCGTGGACCAGCGGACCATTGCCTCGCTTTTTGCCGCCGACCGCACCGATCACCTGGTAACCCCAGGGGCCGGGGTGACGCATTGGGTGGATGAGGGCAAAATCGTGGTTTGCGACCGGTATTATTTTTCGTCCTACGCCTACCATGCCCAGTACATCGACATGGACTGGGTGATCCGGGCCAACAGCCTGAATGCGGATATTCTGCGCCCCCATGCCACCCTTTTTATCGACGTGGAACCCGAGGTCTGCCTGGAACGGATCAAAGCGGCAAGGGAAAAGCTTGATATCTACGAAAAAATAGATATTATGAGGCAGGTCCGGTCCAATTATTTTAAGGCCTTCGACCGGTTGAAGGATGAGGAAAGAGTTATCGTCATCGACGGCAACGATACCCCTGAAAATGTAGCGGCAGCCGTCTGGAAAGAGGTCCGGCGGTTCATCGAACCCCCGGATTAA
- a CDS encoding DUF3842 family protein, producing the protein MKRICVIDGQGGGIGSTVIKRLKDRFEERVEVIALGTNAIATAQMLKARANKGASGDNAIVQTVKKADVVIGPVGIIMPHAMMGEVTPAMAEAVCQSDAKKVLLPLTQENISIVGVTGFPLPQLVDELIDTHLGLLSP; encoded by the coding sequence ATGAAAAGAATCTGTGTGATTGACGGCCAGGGCGGGGGCATCGGTTCCACCGTGATCAAGCGGCTCAAGGATCGTTTTGAGGAGCGGGTGGAAGTGATTGCCCTGGGCACCAATGCCATTGCCACGGCCCAAATGCTTAAAGCCAGGGCAAATAAGGGGGCTTCCGGGGATAATGCCATTGTCCAGACCGTGAAAAAGGCGGATGTGGTGATCGGCCCCGTGGGCATTATCATGCCCCATGCCATGATGGGAGAGGTTACCCCGGCCATGGCCGAGGCGGTCTGCCAGTCCGATGCCAAAAAGGTGCTGCTGCCCCTGACCCAGGAAAATATTTCCATCGTTGGCGTGACGGGATTCCCCCTTCCCCAGCTGGTGGACGAACTCATTGATACCCATTTGGGGCTGCTGAGCCCCTAA
- a CDS encoding CooT family nickel-binding protein: protein MCEANAYLMEENGEETLLMEAVDKVEPDENGIRLISIFGDQKFVKGKIHSLSLVDHKVYIRTE from the coding sequence ATGTGTGAAGCCAATGCATATCTCATGGAAGAAAACGGTGAGGAAACCCTGCTCATGGAAGCGGTGGACAAGGTGGAGCCCGATGAAAACGGTATCCGCCTGATTTCTATTTTCGGAGACCAGAAATTCGTCAAGGGAAAAATACATTCCCTCTCCCTGGTGGACCACAAGGTTTATATCAGAACCGAATAA
- a CDS encoding cytochrome ubiquinol oxidase subunit I → MNYPVWELHTAGGGLLIACMAVVHVYVAHFAVGGGLFLVWAEMKAYRESSPLLLDYVKAHAKFFLLLTMVFGGITGVGIWFTIALLNPSATSTLIHTFVFGWATEWVCFLGEIIALFIYFYTFGTISEKAHLKIGWLYFIFAWLSLFLINGIIDFMLTPGQWAENGSFWSGFFNPTMWPALCFRTFIAFMFAGIFGFLTSMFITDDKARTSMNQSCALWMIIPMALMLVSGYWYFNSLPLQVQAMVLKISPEFAPYFQAFFLGTGLLFTGAVLLALSLPLPVKKVLAFLILAMGLVYMGGFEFIREGGRRPWAIYGHTYANAVQKAQVEKINRDGFLASATWIFNKKITPETKLAAGRELWRHQCAACHSVGGPMKDILELTKGLEITGIESRLDGNGKLSAYMPPFMGTPEERRALAAYILEGLHARKQEPVQVFPAQDREVKIPPFDPDNDEYVLLAWNNLGMHCISDSDPFWVLLPPANDLFALLVRRGETPEIVTEDIEITYEADEAFKDPSAHVKFWDHAQSVFGKKLEKNIGLSGNGLSGKMHFSEERNAYEATLIPVVPYRKEGRYDPYPLFTVKAVDKATGNTLAVTRTVAPTSTEMGCKNCHGGQWRVDGKAGFTDETAANILAVHDRRSGTNLLERAEQGNPQLCQSCHGDPVLGTEGKPGLLNFPAAIHGWHANYLSKRGADACYKCHPARPEGPTQCLRGVHAGKLDCTACHGYLEDHALSLLKKEDQANKAGAQRLMAHLEPRKVAALDEINARTPWINEPDCLGCHVEFTRPDPKTADAFNKWTEGPDALFRMRHDETYSIMCMACHGATHAVYPAKNKLGADLDNIQPLQYQKNRFPMGYQRCSACHTVPVEDEPIHHPMAPKALVQDK, encoded by the coding sequence ATGAATTATCCGGTGTGGGAACTCCATACGGCGGGCGGCGGCCTTTTAATCGCGTGCATGGCCGTGGTCCATGTCTATGTGGCCCATTTTGCCGTGGGCGGGGGGCTCTTTCTGGTATGGGCGGAAATGAAAGCGTACAGGGAAAGCTCCCCCCTGCTTCTGGACTATGTAAAGGCCCATGCCAAGTTTTTCCTTTTGCTGACCATGGTCTTCGGCGGGATCACCGGGGTGGGCATCTGGTTTACGATAGCGCTGCTGAATCCCTCTGCCACCTCCACCTTGATTCACACCTTTGTCTTTGGCTGGGCCACTGAGTGGGTCTGTTTTCTGGGGGAGATCATCGCCCTTTTCATCTATTTTTATACCTTTGGCACCATTTCAGAAAAGGCCCACCTTAAAATCGGATGGCTTTATTTCATTTTTGCCTGGCTTTCCCTGTTTCTGATCAACGGGATTATCGATTTCATGCTCACCCCGGGCCAATGGGCGGAAAACGGCAGTTTCTGGTCCGGTTTTTTCAATCCGACCATGTGGCCGGCCCTATGTTTCAGAACCTTTATTGCCTTTATGTTTGCCGGAATTTTCGGATTTCTGACCAGCATGTTTATCACGGATGACAAGGCCCGGACATCCATGAACCAAAGCTGTGCCCTGTGGATGATTATTCCCATGGCGCTGATGCTGGTGTCCGGGTACTGGTATTTTAACAGCCTGCCCCTGCAGGTGCAGGCCATGGTACTAAAAATTTCTCCTGAGTTTGCCCCCTATTTTCAGGCATTTTTCCTGGGCACCGGACTGCTTTTTACCGGAGCGGTTCTCCTTGCGCTCTCCCTGCCCCTGCCGGTGAAAAAGGTCCTGGCATTTTTGATCCTGGCCATGGGGCTGGTCTATATGGGCGGGTTTGAATTCATCAGGGAAGGGGGGCGGCGTCCCTGGGCCATTTACGGCCATACCTACGCCAATGCCGTCCAAAAAGCCCAGGTTGAAAAGATTAACCGGGACGGGTTCCTGGCATCGGCCACATGGATATTCAACAAAAAAATCACCCCGGAAACCAAACTGGCCGCCGGGCGTGAGCTGTGGCGCCACCAGTGCGCGGCCTGCCATTCCGTGGGCGGTCCCATGAAGGATATCCTTGAATTGACAAAGGGCCTGGAAATAACCGGCATTGAATCACGGCTGGACGGCAACGGTAAGCTCTCGGCCTATATGCCCCCCTTCATGGGAACCCCTGAAGAACGCAGGGCCCTTGCCGCATATATCCTGGAGGGGCTCCATGCCCGAAAGCAGGAACCCGTCCAGGTTTTTCCGGCACAAGACAGGGAAGTGAAGATTCCCCCCTTTGACCCGGACAATGACGAATATGTGCTCCTGGCCTGGAATAACCTGGGCATGCACTGCATCTCGGACAGCGATCCTTTCTGGGTGCTTCTGCCCCCGGCCAACGATCTGTTTGCCCTGCTCGTGCGGCGGGGGGAAACCCCTGAAATCGTGACCGAGGATATTGAGATCACCTATGAGGCCGATGAGGCGTTTAAAGACCCTTCCGCCCATGTGAAATTCTGGGATCATGCCCAATCGGTTTTCGGAAAAAAACTTGAGAAGAATATCGGTCTTTCAGGCAACGGACTTAGCGGGAAAATGCATTTTTCAGAAGAGCGGAATGCCTATGAGGCCACCCTGATTCCGGTGGTGCCCTATAGGAAAGAGGGCCGTTACGACCCCTATCCCTTGTTCACGGTGAAGGCCGTGGATAAAGCCACCGGCAACACCCTGGCCGTGACCCGTACCGTGGCACCGACTTCCACGGAGATGGGGTGCAAAAATTGCCACGGCGGCCAGTGGCGGGTGGATGGCAAGGCCGGGTTCACCGATGAAACCGCGGCCAATATCCTGGCGGTCCATGACAGGCGTTCAGGCACCAATCTGCTTGAACGGGCAGAACAGGGCAACCCGCAGCTTTGCCAGTCCTGCCACGGGGATCCCGTGCTGGGCACCGAAGGCAAACCCGGGCTGCTCAATTTTCCGGCGGCCATCCACGGCTGGCATGCCAATTACCTGTCAAAACGGGGGGCGGATGCCTGCTACAAATGCCACCCTGCCAGGCCCGAGGGACCCACCCAGTGCCTGAGGGGCGTTCACGCCGGGAAACTGGACTGCACGGCCTGCCATGGGTATCTGGAGGACCATGCCCTGAGCTTGCTCAAAAAAGAGGACCAGGCGAACAAGGCCGGCGCCCAACGTCTCATGGCCCACCTTGAGCCCAGGAAGGTTGCCGCCCTGGATGAGATTAATGCCAGGACTCCGTGGATCAATGAACCGGACTGCCTGGGATGCCATGTGGAATTTACCCGCCCCGACCCGAAAACCGCAGATGCCTTTAACAAATGGACTGAAGGGCCGGATGCACTTTTCAGGATGCGCCACGACGAGACCTACAGCATCATGTGTATGGCCTGCCACGGCGCCACCCATGCCGTGTATCCGGCAAAGAACAAACTGGGCGCGGACCTTGACAATATCCAGCCCCTTCAGTACCAGAAGAACCGGTTCCCCATGGGATACCAGCGCTGTTCTGCCTGCCATACGGTGCCCGTTGAAGATGAACCCATCCATCATCCCATGGCCCCAAAGGCATTGGTCCAGGATAAATGA
- a CDS encoding Hsp70 family protein, translating into MADIFISYASQDRKIANALADILSQQGWSVWWDRKIPAGKRFAQTIEKAIADARCLIVLWSLSSVGSDWVGDEADEGRSRGILIPVLIEDIRPPMGFRRIHTADLSGWKGGAHDHELKKLLADIAAMTGSPGDGNKTPGTKPVTPPALQGILGLVKPLPSPGQTTATLRPAVPATLQPTGEYVALCIRAYLIGEFRKEEGIDLNNDSFALYRLNEAADKAQKELSRLKQTRLYRPFITAETSGPKHLDMVLTRSKLWPLVIVSLHLTEEFRKDSGIDLQKDAMAVMRLVEAAGKALDALSASKTTTVVLPFVTADASGPLHLKVELTRSQIRQLTSRINWPKD; encoded by the coding sequence ATGGCAGACATTTTCATCAGCTACGCCAGCCAGGACCGGAAGATTGCCAACGCCCTGGCCGATATCCTGAGCCAACAGGGCTGGTCGGTCTGGTGGGACCGCAAAATCCCTGCCGGGAAACGATTTGCCCAGACCATTGAAAAAGCCATTGCCGATGCCCGGTGCCTCATCGTCCTATGGTCCCTGTCATCGGTGGGATCGGACTGGGTGGGAGACGAGGCTGATGAGGGGCGCTCCCGGGGCATACTCATCCCGGTATTGATAGAGGACATCAGGCCCCCCATGGGTTTTCGCAGAATCCACACGGCAGATCTTTCGGGATGGAAGGGCGGCGCCCATGACCATGAATTAAAAAAACTGCTGGCAGACATCGCCGCCATGACCGGTTCTCCAGGGGACGGGAACAAAACCCCCGGGACAAAACCGGTCACCCCGCCTGCACTCCAGGGCATTCTGGGCTTAGTTAAACCCCTCCCGTCACCAGGCCAGACAACAGCGACGCTTCGGCCGGCGGTCCCGGCAACCCTCCAGCCCACCGGTGAGTATGTTGCCCTTTGCATCCGGGCGTATTTAATAGGGGAGTTCCGCAAAGAAGAGGGCATCGACCTCAACAATGATTCCTTTGCCCTTTACCGCCTAAATGAAGCAGCGGACAAAGCCCAAAAAGAGCTGTCCCGCTTAAAACAAACCCGGCTCTATCGGCCCTTTATCACGGCAGAAACCTCAGGGCCGAAGCATTTGGATATGGTGCTCACCCGGTCCAAACTGTGGCCCCTGGTCATTGTTTCACTTCATTTAACAGAAGAATTCCGGAAAGACAGCGGCATTGATCTCCAAAAAGATGCCATGGCAGTCATGCGCCTGGTTGAAGCGGCCGGCAAAGCCTTGGATGCATTATCGGCCTCAAAAACAACAACCGTGGTGTTGCCCTTTGTCACGGCGGATGCCTCTGGCCCCCTGCATCTGAAGGTTGAGCTGACCCGCTCACAAATAAGGCAGTTGACCTCCCGCATCAATTGGCCAAAGGATTAA
- the gltA gene encoding NADPH-dependent glutamate synthase, which yields MSGKKVKADRVVMPEQDPDVRRRNFEEVPLGLTEEMAIAEAKRCLQCKKPACMEGCPVSVLIPDFIKCIAEGDFSGAANKLWERNALPAVCGRVCPQEEQCEGKCILGKKGKPVAIGYLERFAADWERKNGAGEVPEVAEKTGKKVAVIGSGPSGLTVAGDLLLKGHDVTIFEAFHKPGGVLVYGIPEFRLPKEIVASEVATLEKMGANIECNTVVGASVTIDELFEEEGYDAAYIGVGAGLPRFMNLPGENAIGIYSANEYLTRTNLMKGYLFPEYDTPIARGKNVVVLGAGNVAMDSARTAMRLGADSVKVVYRRSRDEMPAREEELHHAEQEGIEFVLLTNPTQFFADDDGRLTGMECLKMELGEPDASGRRRPVPVEGSEFKIDTDLVVVSVGSNANPLLTNTTPDLALNRWGNIEAHEATGKTSKRGVWAGGDIVTGAATVILAMGAGRAAADSMHDFLTLGW from the coding sequence ATGTCTGGTAAAAAAGTAAAAGCAGACCGCGTGGTCATGCCGGAGCAGGATCCTGATGTTAGACGGAGAAACTTTGAAGAAGTGCCCCTGGGACTGACCGAAGAAATGGCAATTGCTGAAGCCAAACGCTGCCTTCAGTGCAAAAAACCCGCCTGCATGGAGGGGTGCCCGGTGTCCGTTCTCATCCCCGATTTCATCAAATGCATTGCCGAGGGTGATTTTTCCGGCGCTGCCAACAAGCTGTGGGAAAGGAATGCGCTTCCCGCCGTATGCGGACGGGTTTGCCCCCAGGAAGAGCAGTGCGAAGGCAAATGTATCCTGGGTAAAAAAGGAAAGCCCGTTGCCATCGGCTACCTTGAAAGATTTGCCGCGGACTGGGAAAGAAAGAACGGCGCCGGAGAAGTGCCTGAAGTAGCTGAAAAAACCGGCAAAAAAGTGGCGGTTATCGGTTCCGGCCCCTCGGGCCTCACCGTTGCCGGCGACCTGCTGCTCAAGGGCCACGATGTGACCATCTTTGAAGCCTTCCATAAACCCGGCGGGGTTCTCGTATACGGCATCCCCGAATTCCGTCTGCCCAAGGAAATCGTGGCCTCGGAAGTGGCCACCCTTGAAAAAATGGGGGCCAACATCGAGTGCAACACCGTTGTGGGCGCGTCGGTCACCATTGACGAACTCTTTGAAGAAGAAGGATACGACGCCGCATATATCGGCGTGGGCGCTGGGCTCCCAAGGTTCATGAACCTGCCCGGCGAAAATGCCATCGGCATTTACTCCGCCAACGAATACCTCACCCGGACCAACCTCATGAAGGGCTACCTTTTCCCCGAATACGACACCCCCATTGCCAGGGGTAAAAACGTGGTGGTCCTGGGGGCCGGAAATGTGGCCATGGATTCGGCCCGTACCGCCATGCGCCTGGGTGCGGACTCCGTAAAAGTGGTCTACCGCCGTTCCCGGGATGAGATGCCGGCCAGGGAGGAAGAACTCCACCATGCCGAGCAGGAAGGCATTGAGTTTGTCCTGCTGACCAACCCCACCCAGTTCTTCGCCGATGATGACGGACGGCTTACCGGTATGGAATGCCTGAAAATGGAGCTGGGCGAGCCCGATGCCTCGGGCCGCCGCCGCCCCGTGCCCGTTGAAGGCAGCGAATTCAAGATTGACACGGACCTGGTGGTGGTCTCCGTGGGCTCCAACGCCAACCCCCTGCTCACCAACACCACTCCGGACCTTGCGCTGAACCGCTGGGGCAATATCGAAGCCCATGAGGCCACCGGCAAGACCTCCAAACGGGGCGTATGGGCCGGCGGCGACATCGTCACCGGTGCCGCCACCGTAATCCTGGCCATGGGTGCCGGCCGAGCGGCCGCCGACTCCATGCATGATTTCCTGACCCTGGGATGGTAA
- a CDS encoding sulfide/dihydroorotate dehydrogenase-like FAD/NAD-binding protein yields MAKLIRREEMAQGTIILNEIEAPRIAKKAKPGQFVILQADETGERIPLTMANTDPEKGTITIIYMVIGKSTARFRDLKVGEEYYALIGPLGAPTHIEKVGKVVCVGGGTGIAVLHPITRALKAAGNEVTTILGSRSYDLLIMEEEMRAASTNFHICTDDGSKGHHGFVTDVLKDVLEKDDIDLVVAIGPIPMMKFCSLITKEKDVKTLVSLNPIMVDGTGMCGCCRVSVGGDTKFACVDGPEFDGHKVDFDELAKRLASYLDDEKASMEAYENCKAK; encoded by the coding sequence ATGGCAAAACTAATACGTCGTGAGGAAATGGCCCAGGGGACCATTATCCTCAACGAGATAGAAGCACCGCGCATCGCAAAAAAAGCCAAACCCGGCCAGTTTGTAATTCTCCAGGCCGATGAAACAGGCGAACGGATTCCGCTGACCATGGCGAATACCGACCCTGAAAAGGGCACAATCACCATCATTTACATGGTCATCGGCAAATCCACGGCCCGGTTCAGGGACCTTAAGGTCGGTGAAGAATACTATGCACTCATCGGCCCCCTGGGCGCCCCCACCCACATTGAAAAAGTAGGCAAAGTGGTCTGCGTGGGCGGCGGCACAGGGATCGCCGTACTCCATCCCATCACCCGGGCTTTGAAAGCCGCCGGCAACGAGGTTACCACCATCCTGGGTTCAAGAAGCTACGACCTGCTCATCATGGAAGAAGAGATGCGGGCCGCCTCCACTAATTTTCATATCTGCACCGATGACGGTTCCAAAGGCCACCACGGATTTGTCACAGACGTCCTCAAAGACGTTCTGGAAAAAGACGACATCGACCTGGTGGTTGCCATCGGCCCCATCCCCATGATGAAGTTCTGCAGCCTCATCACCAAGGAAAAAGACGTCAAGACCCTGGTCAGTCTCAACCCCATCATGGTGGACGGCACGGGCATGTGCGGCTGCTGCCGCGTTTCCGTGGGCGGAGACACCAAGTTCGCCTGCGTGGACGGCCCGGAATTCGACGGCCACAAGGTGGATTTCGACGAGCTGGCCAAACGGCTGGCATCCTATCTTGATGATGAAAAAGCTTCCATGGAAGCCTACGAAAACTGCAAAGCAAAATAG
- a CDS encoding FKBP-type peptidyl-prolyl cis-trans isomerase: MSYALGYDVFSHISGQVSLDMEAFIKGVADAQKAQPKMDAEQMSQMLAAYQRLARKAAAEKFEAMRQQNLARGNVFLEGNKLKEGVVVLSSGLQYRVLREGKGKVPGSDDSVECHYRGRLLDGTEFDSSYSRGRPAVFQVSKVIQGWTQALIRMPVGSKWELFIPPELAYGDEGAGEKIQPGQTLVFEVELLGILEP, translated from the coding sequence ATGTCCTATGCCCTGGGGTATGATGTGTTTTCCCATATCAGCGGCCAGGTCAGCCTGGATATGGAGGCCTTTATCAAGGGCGTGGCTGACGCGCAAAAGGCGCAGCCCAAAATGGATGCAGAGCAGATGAGCCAGATGCTGGCCGCCTACCAGCGCCTGGCCCGGAAGGCAGCGGCAGAAAAATTTGAGGCAATGCGGCAGCAGAACCTGGCCCGGGGCAATGTTTTTCTGGAGGGCAATAAGCTGAAAGAGGGGGTGGTGGTGCTCTCATCGGGACTTCAGTACCGGGTTCTCAGGGAGGGGAAGGGAAAGGTCCCCGGCAGCGACGACAGTGTGGAGTGCCATTACCGCGGCCGGTTGCTGGACGGCACTGAATTCGATTCTTCCTATTCCCGGGGGCGGCCGGCGGTGTTCCAGGTGTCCAAGGTGATACAGGGCTGGACCCAGGCCCTGATCCGGATGCCCGTGGGATCAAAATGGGAGTTGTTCATCCCGCCGGAACTGGCCTACGGGGATGAGGGGGCCGGGGAGAAGATCCAGCCCGGCCAGACCCTGGTGTTTGAAGTGGAACTGCTGGGAATTCTTGAACCCTAA